The nucleotide sequence TACAGAACTTTGTATCGTCACATTCTCATTTATTACACTATTATCAATTCTAGAATTAGGGTATAATATACATTCACGTTTTATAATAGTATTACCCTGAAGAACATTACCTGGGTATATTATGGTATCATTTTCTATTTGTACATCCAATCCTATATATGTATTATCTGGATCTATTAATGTAACACCATTCTCCATATGCTTCCTATTTATTCTGCTTCTCATAACTTTTTCTGCCTGAGAAAGCTGAATCCTAGAATTTACTCCCATAGTTTCTTCGAAAGGTATTGAGAATCCACCAACTTTTCCCTCATGTGATTTCAAAATTTCAATTACATCTGTTAAATAATATTCTCCTTGTGCATTATTATTATTCAATCTATCAATACTTGACATCAAACTCTCTATGTCGAAACAATACATACCAGAGTTTATTTCATTGACTTTAAGTTCTTCTTCATTACAGTCTTTATGCTCTACAATCTTGCATACCTGACCATCTTTTTGTCTGATTATTCTTCCATAACCTTCTGGATTATCAACAATAGATGTAACTATAGTTGCCTTATACCTTCCGTTTTCATGAAAATCAAAAAGTTTGGCTATAGTCTCACTTGTAATTAGTGGTGCATCCCCGGTAAATATTGCAACTGATCCTTTTTTCCCTCTTAAAAAATCCTTAGCACACATAACAGCATGGCCTGTACCTAACTGTTTTTGTTGAAAAGAATAAGCTACATTTTTTTTAAATGTGGCATCCTTTACCTTTTCCGCTTCTCTACCAATTACAACATCTATATTTTCAACACGGGATTCCTCTACAACATCTATAACAATATTTACCATTTCTTTTCCGCAAACTTTATGTAATACCTTGGGGATAGAAGATTTCATCCTTTTTCCCTCTCCCGCTGCCAATATTATAGCACATTTATACATTATAACACCTCTTTATGGTCATAAAATTACACTTTTTTATTAAATGGTATAAAAAACATCCCCTAACATTATATTTTATATACAGCATATTTTCAACCTCATTATGGATTAAATACTTAATACAATATTATGGAATAATAAAAAGGAGTGAATCCACTCCTTTTTATTATTCCTCTGATTTTCCATCAGAAACATTTTCTTCATTCTTTACTTTTTCATATTCTTCCAAAATTGACTTTTGAATTTTTTCTCTAGTCTGAGTATTAATTGGGTGCGCAATGTCCTTAAATTCTCCATCAGGAGTTTTTCTACTTGGCATTGCTATGAAAAGCCCGTTCTGGCCTTCTATAACCTTTATATCATGGACTACGAATTCATTATCAAAGGTTACTGATACTATAGCTTTCATCTTTCCCTCAGCCGCTATTTTTCTAACTCTAACATCCGTAATTTGCATATAAACCACCTCCAAGATGCTTATGTATATATTATTCTCTATAGCTTATAATTATCCTCCTTATTTTTGAAAAAATCAATAAATTTTTGAAAATTTCTTATTTAAACAATTTAGAAGGAAATAATAAAGATTCACCATTTTCATCAACACCTTTAAAATCCACTATAGATACATAATCATGTATTAATTTTCTAGGAGTTTCTAAATTATCTATCAAGACACCTATTCCTATAAGCTGACTTTCAAATTCTTTCAATAAGTCAATTATGCCCATAGCCGTCCCGCCTGCTTTCATAAAATCATCTATGAATATGCAATTGCTATTTCTATTCAATGATTTTTTTGACAGAGACATGTTCTGTATTCTTCCACTTGAACCAGACACATAATTTATGCTTAAAGTAGATCCTTCTGTAATTTTAGTTTCACGCCTAGCAAGAACCAACTGTACTCCTAACATTCTAGCCACCTCATATGCAAGAGGTATACCTTTTGTTTCAACAGTTATTACATAATCTATATCTTTAGTTATAAAAGCTGAAGCAAGTATTTTACCAGCTGTATGAATTATCTGTGGATCAAAAACTATATCTGTTACATATAAAAAGTTCCCTGGTATTATTCTATCCCTATTTTTCAAAATAATACATAATTTTTCTGCAAATTTTCTACTATCCTCTTTTGATATATTACAAACATATTTAATACCACCTGCAGCTCCAGATATAGTATCAATTCTTCCTATATCAAGTTTATTCAAAGTATCTTTAATAACCACCAAATCTTCACTTATTGTCGATTTTGCCGCATTAAACACATTAGTAAATTTATTTAAATTTATAATTTTATTTGGATTTTCTATTAAAGTTTTAGTTATTGCAGCTACCCTTTGATTTCTAGTAAATTTTTCCATTATACCACCTATCTACACAAGTTTTTTACGAATAATGTAAAACAAATTCAATCTATTATTCATATTCTATTCTAAAACATTCATAATATCAATACTATTTAACACTTACAACCAGATATTTTTTAATATATGTAAATGCAGCATATAAAAATTTATCCACTAAACTTATTATCTAAATATCTTACAGTACAAAACATACATATAAAAATATTTACAATATAAAATTTATTAATGATGTTTTTTTGAAAAATTTTTGTATATAATTAATAGATAGAGTATATAAAAGGAGCTGATTTTAGGTGTCGTTTGATTTTATTAAAGATAAGGATAAAACAATACATTTTATAGGAATTGGTGGTATAAGTATGAGCGGCTTAGCTCAAATTCTACTAAACAGAGGTTTTAAAGTTTCTGGATCAGATATTAAGACTTCACCAATTACCGATAATCTATCATCACTTGGTGCAAAAATTTATATTGGTCAGTCTGAAAGTAATATAAAAAGTAATATAGATTTGGTAGTATATACAGCAGCTATATCCAATGATAATCCTGAATATGTTAAAGCACTATCTTTAAATATTCCAGTTATGAGCAGAGCTGAATTATTAGGTTATATAATGAAAGGTCATAAATATAATGTAGCTGTAGCTGGAACACATGGTAAAACTACTACCACTTCTATAATTTCGCATATATGCCTTCAAGCTAATCTGGATCCAACTATATTAGTCGGAGGGCAGCTCGATGCAATAAACGGCAATGTACGTTCAAGCAACAGTCAATATTTTATAACTGAAGCATGTGAATATAAAGCTTCCTTCTTAAAATTTTTTCCATACATTGGCGTAATACTGAATATAGATGCAGATCATCTTGATTTTTATAAGGATATAGATGATATCCAAAATGCTTTTATTAAATTTGCAAAACTTATCCCTAAAAATGGTTATCTAGTATGTTTGGCTGAAGACCAAAGAATGAATAAAGTAATATCTGAATCAAATTGCAATGTAATAACATATGGTATAAATAAAGGTGATATCACATGTAAAAACGTGGAATTCAATAAAAAAGCATGTGCTTCATTCGATGTATATAAAAATGGGAATCAACTTATGCATGTTAAATTAAATATTCCAGGTAAACACAATATACTAAATACATTGGCAAGCATTTGTGTTGCATTTTGCCTTAACATATCTAATGAAAGTATAGTTAGGGGTATTGCAAATTTTAAAGGTACCCACAGAAGATTTGAAATTAAGGGTATTAAATCCGGTGTCACTGTAATAGATGATTATGCACATCATCCAACAGAAATTAAAGCCACTTTAAGTGCAGCAAACAATTATCCGCATAAGAGAATTTTCTGTGTCTTTCAACCACATACCTATTCAAGAACTCTAAATCTATTTGAAGAGTTTACAAAAGCATTCGATAATGTCGACGAACTTATACTAGCTGATATATATGCTGCAAGAGAAAAAGACACTGGTGTCGTTAGCTCAAATTCTCTAGGAGATGAGATAAGAAAACGAAATATAAAATGTTCTAACTTTCATAATTTCGAAGACATTTTATCATATTTAAACAAGAATTTAAAAGACGGAGACTTACTTCTCACCGTTGGTGCAGGTGATATATTTAAAGTGGGTGAAATGTATTTAAAATAATATAATTAACAACATTTAAGTGCGTAAAATACCTCTAGTATGGTAATAATATTATTAATTACCTTATTGGAGGTGTTTTTCATGAAAAATTTTCTAATGTCTGCTGGTATAGATATCGTATTTATTTTTGTATCATATTTTCTATTTAGAGAAATAATC is from Clostridium fermenticellae and encodes:
- the spoVG gene encoding septation regulator SpoVG; the encoded protein is MQITDVRVRKIAAEGKMKAIVSVTFDNEFVVHDIKVIEGQNGLFIAMPSRKTPDGEFKDIAHPINTQTREKIQKSILEEYEKVKNEENVSDGKSEE
- the glmU gene encoding bifunctional UDP-N-acetylglucosamine diphosphorylase/glucosamine-1-phosphate N-acetyltransferase GlmU, with the protein product MYKCAIILAAGEGKRMKSSIPKVLHKVCGKEMVNIVIDVVEESRVENIDVVIGREAEKVKDATFKKNVAYSFQQKQLGTGHAVMCAKDFLRGKKGSVAIFTGDAPLITSETIAKLFDFHENGRYKATIVTSIVDNPEGYGRIIRQKDGQVCKIVEHKDCNEEELKVNEINSGMYCFDIESLMSSIDRLNNNNAQGEYYLTDVIEILKSHEGKVGGFSIPFEETMGVNSRIQLSQAEKVMRSRINRKHMENGVTLIDPDNTYIGLDVQIENDTIIYPGNVLQGNTIIKRECILYPNSRIDNSVINENVTIQSSVILDSKIGCNTTVGPYAYIRPQTTIGKSARIGDFVEVKKSTIGDNTKVSHLTYIGDAEIGSGCNFGCGTVVVNYDGKVKNKTIIGDNSFIGCNTNLVSPVTVKSNTYIAAGSTITKEVPEGALAIARARQKNIEGWVEKKGLKK
- the murC gene encoding UDP-N-acetylmuramate--L-alanine ligase, whose product is MSFDFIKDKDKTIHFIGIGGISMSGLAQILLNRGFKVSGSDIKTSPITDNLSSLGAKIYIGQSESNIKSNIDLVVYTAAISNDNPEYVKALSLNIPVMSRAELLGYIMKGHKYNVAVAGTHGKTTTTSIISHICLQANLDPTILVGGQLDAINGNVRSSNSQYFITEACEYKASFLKFFPYIGVILNIDADHLDFYKDIDDIQNAFIKFAKLIPKNGYLVCLAEDQRMNKVISESNCNVITYGINKGDITCKNVEFNKKACASFDVYKNGNQLMHVKLNIPGKHNILNTLASICVAFCLNISNESIVRGIANFKGTHRRFEIKGIKSGVTVIDDYAHHPTEIKATLSAANNYPHKRIFCVFQPHTYSRTLNLFEEFTKAFDNVDELILADIYAAREKDTGVVSSNSLGDEIRKRNIKCSNFHNFEDILSYLNKNLKDGDLLLTVGAGDIFKVGEMYLK
- the purR gene encoding pur operon repressor; protein product: MEKFTRNQRVAAITKTLIENPNKIINLNKFTNVFNAAKSTISEDLVVIKDTLNKLDIGRIDTISGAAGGIKYVCNISKEDSRKFAEKLCIILKNRDRIIPGNFLYVTDIVFDPQIIHTAGKILASAFITKDIDYVITVETKGIPLAYEVARMLGVQLVLARRETKITEGSTLSINYVSGSSGRIQNMSLSKKSLNRNSNCIFIDDFMKAGGTAMGIIDLLKEFESQLIGIGVLIDNLETPRKLIHDYVSIVDFKGVDENGESLLFPSKLFK